One Pseudomonadota bacterium genomic region harbors:
- a CDS encoding potassium transporter Kup, giving the protein MMGLAALGIVYGDIGTSPLYAFRQSFAQGSGIEPTAGNVMGVVSLIFWSLILVVSIKYLVFVLRADNRGEGGVMALIALLGAREKNPRVMAVAVVLGMFGAALLYGDGTITPAISVLSAIEGLKIATPLFDPYVVPVTVVVLIALFLVQRRGTAGIGSAFGPVMLIWFAVLGILGIRGIILHPGVLAAVDPSYAVAFFVHNGFAGFVVLGTVFLAVTGAEALYADMGHFGRRPIRLAWFLVALPGLVLNYFGQAGIVLDHPKLDHHTFYNLAPDWALYPMVILATAATVIASQAIITGTFSLTRQAIQLGFLPRMRVIHTGGGEEGQIYMPAVNWMLMIATIGLVFGFQTSSHLASAYGLAVSLDMVFTTLLGALVAIRWGWHPLLVIVLATIALVIDLAFFGANTLKFAEGGWYPIAVAVVLFIVMATWRRGRARVLDSFRSDGIGWNDLLDQAVAQDLPRVPGTAVFLAPDRGSAERTWQHHIASNRVLHEHIVFMTVTTTREPRIGTADRLAIEPLNHGASHVTVRYGFMQSPDIPVAVRLCERAGLTIDVDDIVYYVGRTSIVAPSKPGGLIKWRRALFSFLIRNAVRPSDYFRLPPDRVMELGLQVEL; this is encoded by the coding sequence ATGATGGGCCTGGCCGCGCTGGGCATCGTCTATGGCGATATCGGCACCAGCCCGCTCTATGCCTTCCGGCAGAGCTTCGCCCAGGGCAGCGGCATCGAACCGACCGCCGGCAACGTCATGGGCGTGGTGTCGCTGATCTTCTGGTCGCTGATCCTGGTCGTCTCGATCAAGTATCTGGTCTTCGTTCTGCGCGCCGACAACCGGGGCGAAGGCGGGGTCATGGCACTGATCGCGCTGTTGGGCGCGCGCGAAAAGAATCCCAGGGTCATGGCGGTCGCGGTCGTGCTGGGCATGTTCGGCGCGGCCCTGCTTTATGGCGACGGCACGATCACCCCGGCGATCAGCGTCTTGAGCGCGATCGAGGGTCTGAAGATCGCGACGCCGCTGTTCGACCCTTATGTCGTGCCGGTCACGGTTGTCGTGCTGATCGCTCTGTTTCTGGTTCAGCGTCGCGGGACCGCCGGGATCGGGTCGGCGTTCGGCCCGGTGATGCTGATCTGGTTCGCGGTTCTCGGCATCCTGGGTATCCGCGGCATCATCCTCCATCCCGGGGTGCTCGCGGCCGTCGATCCCAGCTACGCCGTCGCCTTCTTCGTGCATAACGGCTTTGCCGGCTTCGTCGTCTTGGGCACCGTGTTTCTGGCCGTCACGGGTGCTGAGGCGCTCTATGCGGATATGGGGCACTTCGGCCGCCGGCCGATTCGCCTCGCTTGGTTCCTTGTCGCGCTGCCGGGCCTGGTGCTGAACTATTTCGGTCAGGCCGGCATCGTGCTTGACCACCCGAAGCTGGACCATCACACCTTCTATAATCTCGCGCCGGACTGGGCGCTCTATCCGATGGTCATCCTGGCGACGGCCGCCACGGTGATCGCGTCCCAGGCGATCATCACCGGCACCTTTTCGCTGACGCGCCAGGCGATCCAACTGGGTTTCCTGCCGCGCATGCGCGTCATTCATACCGGTGGCGGCGAGGAAGGTCAGATCTACATGCCGGCGGTCAACTGGATGCTGATGATCGCGACCATAGGCCTGGTCTTCGGCTTCCAGACCTCCAGCCATCTGGCATCGGCCTATGGCTTGGCGGTCTCGCTGGACATGGTCTTCACGACGTTGCTGGGTGCGCTGGTCGCCATTCGCTGGGGCTGGCATCCCCTGTTGGTGATCGTGCTTGCGACCATCGCGTTGGTCATCGATCTCGCGTTCTTTGGCGCCAACACGCTGAAGTTCGCCGAGGGCGGCTGGTATCCCATCGCCGTCGCGGTGGTGCTGTTTATCGTGATGGCGACGTGGCGGCGCGGGCGCGCCCGGGTCCTGGATTCGTTTCGCAGCGATGGCATCGGCTGGAACGACCTGCTCGATCAGGCGGTCGCCCAGGATCTGCCGCGCGTGCCCGGCACCGCCGTCTTCCTGGCGCCCGACAGAGGCAGCGCCGAGCGGACCTGGCAGCATCACATCGCCAGCAATCGGGTGCTGCATGAGCACATCGTCTTCATGACCGTAACGACAACGCGTGAACCGCGCATCGGCACCGCCGACCGGCTGGCGATCGAACCGCTCAACCACGGGGCTTCACATGTCACCGTGCGATACGGCTTCATGCAAAGCCCTGACATTCCCGTCGCCGTGCGGCTTTGCGAACGCGCTGGTTTGACCATCGATGTCGATGACATCGTCTACTACGTCGGGCGGACCAGCATCGTCGCGCCGAGCAAACCCGGTGGCCTGATCAAATGGCGCCGCGCGCTCTTCTCGTTCCTGATCCGCAACGCCGTCCGCCCGTCGGACTATTTCCGGCTGCCGCCCGACCGGGTCATGGAACTGGGCCTGCAGGTCGAGCTTTAG
- a CDS encoding MarC family protein, whose product MTLTGPVLITFALALVTIANPVGNMAIFASLTSDRDDTEKKQIALKATVAIVVILVIVTWSGSYILGLFDISIAAFQTTGGLIILLLGLSMLHSRMSAMHQTLEEKKAAVEKDEIAVVPIAIPIVAGPGAMTTIIVQTHQTGTVVDRLVVTVVCVLVALLLLLAFRFAAPLSHRLGIGGVNIVTRIMGMMLAAIAVGMLAAGLKKLFPGLA is encoded by the coding sequence ATGACCCTTACCGGCCCGGTCCTGATTACCTTTGCGCTTGCCCTTGTCACGATCGCCAACCCGGTCGGCAACATGGCAATTTTCGCCTCCCTGACCAGCGACCGCGACGATACCGAAAAGAAACAGATCGCGCTGAAGGCGACGGTCGCGATTGTCGTCATTCTGGTGATTGTGACCTGGTCCGGCAGCTACATCCTGGGCCTTTTCGACATTTCCATAGCCGCGTTCCAGACCACCGGTGGGTTGATTATTCTGCTCCTCGGTCTCTCGATGCTGCACAGCAGAATGAGCGCCATGCATCAAACGCTGGAGGAGAAGAAGGCGGCGGTGGAAAAGGACGAGATCGCCGTCGTGCCCATCGCCATCCCGATCGTTGCCGGGCCGGGCGCCATGACGACCATTATCGTCCAGACCCATCAGACCGGCACCGTGGTGGACCGCCTGGTCGTCACCGTTGTCTGTGTGCTGGTTGCCCTTTTGCTGTTGCTTGCCTTCCGGTTTGCCGCACCGCTCAGCCATCGCCTGGGCATCGGCGGGGTCAACATCGTCACCCGCATCATGGGCATGATGCTGGCCGCCATCGCCGTCGGCATGCTCGCCGCCGGCCTCAAGAAACTCTTTCCGGGCCTGGCTTAA
- a CDS encoding zinc-finger domain-containing protein, translated as MPVEPPEVIETDSPKVMCDGGGGALGHPRVFYDLTAHGWIDCGYCDRRFIWTGFNANRDGGAAA; from the coding sequence ATGCCCGTGGAACCGCCGGAAGTTATTGAAACCGACTCGCCCAAGGTGATGTGCGACGGCGGCGGCGGCGCGCTGGGGCATCCCAGGGTGTTTTATGACCTCACCGCCCACGGCTGGATCGACTGCGGCTATTGCGACCGGCGGTTCATCTGGACCGGCTTCAACGCCAACCGGGACGGCGGCGCGGCGGCCTGA